From a region of the Hippopotamus amphibius kiboko isolate mHipAmp2 chromosome 3, mHipAmp2.hap2, whole genome shotgun sequence genome:
- the GLRX2 gene encoding glutaredoxin 2 isoform X1 → MYWRRAALLGTRLVRSGSSSAGRLKGSAGVSGSGMGNRTSSSLGNAATTPMNQIQETISDNCVVIFSKTSCSYCTMAKKLFHDMNVNYKAVELDMLEYGSQFQEALHKMTGDKTVPRIFVNGTFIGGATDTHRLHKEGKLLPLVHQCYLKKKPQQDGYVQQRSRYQ, encoded by the exons ATGTACTGGCGCCGCGCAGCACTGCTGGGGACGCGGCTCGTCCGGAGCGGGAGCAGCTCGGCGGGCCGGCTCAAGGGGTCAGCGGGAGTTTCGGGCTCTGG gATGGGGAACAGGACATCGTCATCTTTGGGAAATGCAGCAACTACTCCCATGAATCAGATCCAA GAAACCATTTCTGATAACTGCGTGGTGATTTTCTCCAAAACTTCTTGTTCTTACTGTACAATGGCAAAAAAACTTTTCCACGACATGAATGTTAACTATAAAGCAGTGGAACTGGACATGCTTGAATACGGAAGCCAGTTTCAAGAAGCTCTTCACAAAATGACTGGTGACAAAACC GTGCCAAGAATATTTGTCAATGGAACTTTTATTGGAGGTGCAACGGACACTCACAGGCTTCACAAAGAAGGGAAATTGCTTCCACTAGTTCACcagtgttatttaaaaaaaa AGCCACAGCAGGATGGATATGTCCAGCAAAGGTCTCGTTATCAGTGA
- the GLRX2 gene encoding glutaredoxin 2 isoform X2 codes for MYWRRAALLGTRLVRSGSSSAGRLKGSAGVSGSGMGNRTSSSLGNAATTPMNQIQETISDNCVVIFSKTSCSYCTMAKKLFHDMNVNYKAVELDMLEYGSQFQEALHKMTGDKTVPRIFVNGTFIGGATDTHRLHKEGKLLPLVHQCYLKKKLFLESP; via the exons ATGTACTGGCGCCGCGCAGCACTGCTGGGGACGCGGCTCGTCCGGAGCGGGAGCAGCTCGGCGGGCCGGCTCAAGGGGTCAGCGGGAGTTTCGGGCTCTGG gATGGGGAACAGGACATCGTCATCTTTGGGAAATGCAGCAACTACTCCCATGAATCAGATCCAA GAAACCATTTCTGATAACTGCGTGGTGATTTTCTCCAAAACTTCTTGTTCTTACTGTACAATGGCAAAAAAACTTTTCCACGACATGAATGTTAACTATAAAGCAGTGGAACTGGACATGCTTGAATACGGAAGCCAGTTTCAAGAAGCTCTTCACAAAATGACTGGTGACAAAACC GTGCCAAGAATATTTGTCAATGGAACTTTTATTGGAGGTGCAACGGACACTCACAGGCTTCACAAAGAAGGGAAATTGCTTCCACTAGTTCACcagtgttatttaaaaaaaa AGTTGTTTTTGGAAAgcccctaa
- the GLRX2 gene encoding glutaredoxin 2 isoform X3, giving the protein MYWRRAALLGTRLVRSGSSSAGRLKGSAGVSGSGMGNRTSSSLGNAATTPMNQIQETISDNCVVIFSKTSCSYCTMAKKLFHDMNVNYKAVELDMLEYGSQFQEALHKMTGDKTVPRIFVNGTFIGGATDTHRLHKEGKLLPLVHQCYLKKSKRKEF; this is encoded by the exons ATGTACTGGCGCCGCGCAGCACTGCTGGGGACGCGGCTCGTCCGGAGCGGGAGCAGCTCGGCGGGCCGGCTCAAGGGGTCAGCGGGAGTTTCGGGCTCTGG gATGGGGAACAGGACATCGTCATCTTTGGGAAATGCAGCAACTACTCCCATGAATCAGATCCAA GAAACCATTTCTGATAACTGCGTGGTGATTTTCTCCAAAACTTCTTGTTCTTACTGTACAATGGCAAAAAAACTTTTCCACGACATGAATGTTAACTATAAAGCAGTGGAACTGGACATGCTTGAATACGGAAGCCAGTTTCAAGAAGCTCTTCACAAAATGACTGGTGACAAAACC GTGCCAAGAATATTTGTCAATGGAACTTTTATTGGAGGTGCAACGGACACTCACAGGCTTCACAAAGAAGGGAAATTGCTTCCACTAGTTCACcagtgttatttaaaaaaaagtaagaggaaAGAATTTTAG